The DNA window GGGCGCTCCGCAACTTCCCCGTTGACCGCGACCGGCCCCTCGGGAGCTACCCGACGCTCGTCGAAGGGCTGCTGATGATCAAGCAGGCGACGGCGTTGGCGAACCGCGACGCAGGCCTGCTCGACCGGGTGCGCGCCGACGCGATCATCGCCGCGGCCGGGTCGCTCCTCGAGGCGCGGCGGTTCGACGACTTCCCGATTCACCGGCTCCATGGGGGGGGCGGCACCTCGGCCAACCAGAACACCAACGAGGTGGTGGCCAATGTCGCCGAGGAACGGCTGGGCGGCACGCGGGGCCAGTACCGGCTCGTGCACCCGAACGATCACGTCAATCTCCACCAGTCGACCAACGACGTCGTTCCGACGGCGTGCCACATCGCAGTCGTGCGGGCCTTCCCTGAGGCCGCGCACGCCATCTCCGGGCTGGCCGACGCCTTCCGCGCGAAGGGCGCGGCGCTCGGCGGGATCCGGCGGATCGGGCGAACCTGCCTGATGGACGCCGTGGACATCACCTTCGCCGACTTGTTCGGCGGCTACGGGGCGTTCCTGGACCGCGCCCTGCGGCGGGTGTCGGACGCGGTGGACGCCCTGCACGCGGTCAATCTCGGCGGGACGATCGTCGGCCGAACCTGCGATGTCCCGGCGTCGTACTTCGACGGCATCATGCCCGCACTCCGCGCCGTCACGGGCGACGACCGGTACGTCCAGGCGGCCAATCTGTTCGATGCCACCCAGAACCTCGACGACATGGTCGCCGTGTCCGGCGCCCTGGATCTGCTCGCGCGGGGCCTCGTCAAGATCGCCCAGGACCTGCGGCTCATGAACACCGGGCCGGAAGCGGGGCTGGGAGAGATCCGGCTGCCGGCCGTGCAGCCCGGCTCCACGTGCATGCCGGGCAAGGTCAACCCGGTCATCCCGGAGTTCGTCATTCAGCTAGCGTTGCAGGTGGCGGGCTGTCACGCCGCATGCCAGGCGGCGGTGGACCACGGCGAACTGGATCTCAACGTCTGGGAGAGCCTGGTCGTGTCGAACGTGCTCGATGCCATGGCTCTACTCGCGAACGCGTCCGCGACGCTTCAGGAGCGGAGTATCGCGGGCCTCGAAGCCGATGCCGCCCGCAACGAGCGGCACGCCGACACGATCATCCCGCTCCTCACCCGGCAGAAGGCGCGGCACTCGTACTCGGTCATTAGCGACATCGCCGCCCGGGCCGGCGGCGACCTCACGAAGCTCCGGAAGCTCCTGAAGGAACACGACGAGGCCGCCCAGCGCCAGGATCCCGATCCGGCGTCGTAGGCAGGAACGGCGGGGCGCGGGCAGACTGTCTTCGAACGCCGCCATTTCGGCGAGGGCCGTCTCCGGCTCGAGCGTCATGCGCGTTCCGGTCTGCGCCATCTCGATCAAGAGATCGGGCGGGTCCACATTCGGCGAGCCTCGGTTGACGACGTTGCGCAGCACCTTTACCCGCGCCAGCCGGCCCGCCCAGCCGCTGAAGTGAGCGGCTTGCTCGATCGACAGCGGCGCCGCGCCCGCGGTGACGACTGTCATCTGGTTGGTCGGAGTACGCGGCACGACGATGGTCGCCGTCAACGGATCGCCGCCGTACATCCAGCCGCCGTCGTCGCCGGGGCCCTTCCGTGAGACAGTCCGGCCGTCCGCGTCCCACTCGAGCCGCACCATTCGAGAGGTCAGCACCGTGAAGCGCGCGGATCCGGCCACCACCATCGCCCTCGGATCCGCTACAGGATCCGAGGGCGACGCGAGCACCGGCAAAGCCGGCAGGAGCCAGGCGACCACGAGTCCAAAGAGCGTCGCGTGTCTTTTCATGGATGCACCCGTCTGGATGGGGAATCCCGAGTCGTCGTGACGCAACTTCTCTGGCAGGCGTCGAGAAGGCGTCGTGCAGGCGGGGACTCGACAGGAAGGAGGACGGCCCGAAGGCCGTCCACCAGGGCTGAGGCGTGCCCGTGCTCAGAACGCGACGCGGACGCCGACCTGGAAACTCCGCCCCGGCGCCCACCCGGCCGGGATGCCGTATTGGGTGCCCGCATTCTCGGTAATCGCCGTCGCGTAGCCCGCGTTCGGGAGGTTGAACACGTCGACGTAGACACCGGCCGTCCGGCGCGCCGAGCCGATCGGGAACGTCTTCTCGAAGCGCATGTCGAACTGATTCAGCACGGGGCACCGGTACGTGCTGCGGCTCTCGACACGCACGCTCTGGTTGCCCTGCGCCAACCCTCGGATCGTCACGAGGCGGCCGTAGGGAGCGCCACTCGCGACGCGGTAGTTCGCGCTGATGGTCGCCCCGCCGACGTACTTGACACTCGGCAGGCGATAGGTGCCGCTGAAGAGGAAGTTCTCGGGCTGGGCAAAGGAGCCGACCCCGTACGCATTGAGCCTGGCGTTCGGGTTCGCCCATTCGCCGGTCTGGGCCGTATCGCCGAAGGTGCCGATGTTGGTCCCGGTGTAGTCGTCCACCTGTCCCATCGATTTCGAGTGGGTGTAGGACACCTGCATCTGCCAGTTGTGCGAGAAGCGCTTCTTGGCGATCAGCATGAACGCGTCGTAGTTGCGCGTCGCGTCGCCGGGGTTCGTCAAGGTGAAGAAGATCTTGCCGGGGTTGAGCAGGCTGTAGACCGTCAGCATCTGCCCGTCGTCGGCCGTGCCGAGCACGTTGTCCTGCCCCGGGTCCTGCTTCTGCACCGCCTGCCACTGCGATCCGGAATCGACCACCGCCAGGATGTCCTGGTAGTTCCGGTGCACGTACTGGACCGTGACGCCGAAATCGGGGAAGATCTCGCGCTCGAAGGCGATGGTGAACTGCCGCGCGCTCGGCTGCTTCACGTTCGGGTCGATGACGATGTTGCCCGGCTGCACCGTCTGGCTCTTGTAGGTCAGCGACCCGTTCGCGTTGATCCCGTAGGTGATCCTCGGCGACCAGTTGCTGAAGTCGAGGTAGCCGTACTGGCCGGTCCCGAACTGGTCGTGGGACCACCCATAGTGCACGCGCAGCAGCGTCTTATGATCCCCGAGGATGTCCCAGGCGGCGCCGATCCGCGGGTCGATCATGTTCGTGCTGAACACGTCGCTCTGCATGGGAATCGACCCGCGGTACTGGCTGTACCGGATGCCCGGTTCGACCGTGAGATTTCTGACGACGGTCCAGGTGTCCTGCACGAAGAACGTGTTTCGTCGCGACGTGGCATTCGTCGTCTGGCCGTTGAAGTAGACCACCTGGCTCGCTTTGCCATTGGCGTCCTGATACAGCCGCCCGCCCGGAATACCCGACCAGGTCGTCCCGCTTCCCCGCTCGATCTCCATGCCGGCCTTGAGCGCGTGGCTGATGCCCACGCGATCGTTCACCCACCGGGTCACATTGGTGACGAACGTGTCGCGCCGGTTGCAGTTTGTGTTCGGGCCGGCGTAGTTGCCGGACGAGAGCCCCGTCACCGTGTCCTGGTGGGGGTACGGACCATCGAGGGTGTTCGGCGCGCGGGGGGCAGGAAGTCCTGCTCGGTGCGCAGGCCGCCGATGCGCGCCTCGTACAACGTCTTGTCGTTGATGGTCCAGGTCAACCGCGTGTTGTACAACGTCTTCGGGATCCAACTGGTGTTCGACACGCTGCTGGTCATCGAGGTCGCCGTCGGGTTGATGTCGTCGGCGTCCCGCTCGATGAACCCTTCGATTCTGACCGCGGTGGCCGGCGACCAGTTCACC is part of the Vicinamibacterales bacterium genome and encodes:
- a CDS encoding TonB-dependent receptor; translated protein: MTGLSSGNYAGPNTNCNRRDTFVTNVTRWVNDRVGISHALKAGMEIERGSGTTWSGIPGGRLYQDANGKASQVVYFNGQTTNATSRRNTFFVQDTWTVVRNLTVEPGIRYSQYRGSIPMQSDVFSTNMIDPRIGAAWDILGDHKTLLRVHYGWSHDQFGTGQYGYLDFSNWSPRITYGINANGSLTYKSQTVQPGNIVIDPNVKQPSARQFTIAFEREIFPDFGVTVQYVHRNYQDILAVVDSGSQWQAVQKQDPGQDNVLGTADDGQMLTVYSLLNPGKIFFTLTNPGDATRNYDAFMLIAKKRFSHNWQMQVSYTHSKSMGQVDDYTGTNIGTFGDTAQTGEWANPNARLNAYGVGSFAQPENFLFSGTYRLPSVKYVGGATISANYRVASGAPYGRLVTIRGLAQGNQSVRVESRSTYRCPVLNQFDMRFEKTFPIGSARRTAGVYVDVFNLPNAGYATAITENAGTQYGIPAGWAPGRSFQVGVRVAF
- a CDS encoding lyase family protein, whose protein sequence is MPPSTSAPTRTEHDLLGTVEVPAEALYGAQTTRALRNFPVDRDRPLGSYPTLVEGLLMIKQATALANRDAGLLDRVRADAIIAAAGSLLEARRFDDFPIHRLHGGGGTSANQNTNEVVANVAEERLGGTRGQYRLVHPNDHVNLHQSTNDVVPTACHIAVVRAFPEAAHAISGLADAFRAKGAALGGIRRIGRTCLMDAVDITFADLFGGYGAFLDRALRRVSDAVDALHAVNLGGTIVGRTCDVPASYFDGIMPALRAVTGDDRYVQAANLFDATQNLDDMVAVSGALDLLARGLVKIAQDLRLMNTGPEAGLGEIRLPAVQPGSTCMPGKVNPVIPEFVIQLALQVAGCHAACQAAVDHGELDLNVWESLVVSNVLDAMALLANASATLQERSIAGLEADAARNERHADTIIPLLTRQKARHSYSVISDIAARAGGDLTKLRKLLKEHDEAAQRQDPDPAS